The following nucleotide sequence is from Sporolituus thermophilus DSM 23256.
TGCCGTTTCTTGGGCAGCCACTTTCTCACATCCCCATTTCATACTGCCAATTTAGCATTAACCCACAACAATAATTGGCAGGGGCGGCAGGACTTGAACCCGCAACCAACGGTTTTGGAGACCGCTACTCTACCAATTGAGCTACACCCCTACATCCTTATGTTAATACAAATTCAATTATAAATTACTTGGTTTCTTTGTGTAAAGTGTGTTTTTTGCAAAACTTGCAGTATTTATTGAATTCAAGTCTATCGGGGTCGTTTTTCTTGTTTTTATTGGTTTGGTAATTGCGTTGCTTGCATTCGGTGCAAGCCAGCGTTATAGCGTTGCGCATCCTGTCCACCTCTTTCTAAATTCCAACTAAGCATGACAAACCGTCAGCATTCGTTAATACAATTTATCACACTTATTTCGCCCTGTCAATAGTCCACGCGCCCGGGTATGCAATTAGGAGCAGAAATAAAC
It contains:
- the rpmG gene encoding 50S ribosomal protein L33 — protein: MRNAITLACTECKQRNYQTNKNKKNDPDRLEFNKYCKFCKKHTLHKETK